The genomic region CCGACGGTGGGACAAGTGGCCCGACGAGCCCCTGCACGTGTCGGTCGCCGGCAGTCTGCACACCCGCCTGGAGCGTGAGGGTCCCCGCTCGGCCAACGCCGCACGCCTGGCCCGCCTGCGCGCCCGCCTGCGCCACCCCGACCGCACCTAGCACGGGCCCCCTGACGTCCGCGACCCCTCTGCAGCCAGGAGCACGAACCGGACGCCGCGGCGCGGGGGAGGGGCCACCACGGGGGAGCGCACCCCACCGACCACCCCCGCACACACCGGTGGGGCCGGACGCCACCCACGGCCCCACAGCCCCACCACACACCCGGCCACCGCTCAGCCCTCGCCCTCCAGCGGCGGCACCGGCTCACCACCAGCCTCCACCTGCGCCCGCGCCGCCTCACGCGCACTCACCACATCGGCCGCATCGCCCACGATCCGCGAGAAGTTCACCGGCTGGTCCAAACTCACCATGTGCCCCGCCCGCGGCACATTCACCAGCCGACCATCCGCACACGCGTCGAAGAACTGCTTCTCATGGATGCGCATGTGATCCCGCGACCCGTTGATCAACCACACCGGCCCCGGATAAGCCGACAACGCCGACAACGCGTCCATGTCCGAGACCGAGTCGATCACCGTCGTGGCCGCCTCCACCGCCAACCCGCCGTCCAACACCGCATCAGCCGCACCATCACGCAACGTCAACCGGTGGAACCGCTCGTTGACCGCCGCACCCTTGTCCGGCAACCGCTCCATCAACACCGACGGAATCCGGTACAACTGCGCCAACGACTGCGCCGGCTTGGCCGTGCAACTGGCCGCCACCAACCCCGCCACCCGACCCGGCGCCGCCCCGGCCGTCGCGATCGACACGAACCCGCCCAGGCTCAACCCCACCACCAGAGCACGCCCGCCCACACCATCGATCGCCCCCAACACCGTGTCCACCGCACGCCCCAACGAGAACGCCTCACCCCGCCGCGACCCGTGCCCCGGCAGATCCGGCGCCACCACCCGGTGCCCCTGAGCCGACAACAACTCCACCTGCGGACGCCACATACTCCCCGACAACCGAAGACCATGCACCAACACGATCGGCACACCCATACCAGCAGCCCTCCTAGGCCCCGTACCGCACCGTCACCGGAGCATGATCCGACCAACGCGCACCATGCTCAACCGCACGCTCCACCCGCGCCGACACCGCACGCGCCGCCAACCCCGGCGTCGCCACCTGCAGGTCGATCCGCCACCCCGTGTCATTGTCAAAGGCCCGGCCCCGGTAGGACCACCACGAGTACGGTCCCTCCTGCTCCGGATGCAGAGCACGCACCACATCCACATACCCGGCCTCGTCATAGACCCGCGACAACCACTCGCGCTCCTGCGGCAGGAAACCCGAACTCCTCCTGTTGCCCCGCCAGTTGCGCAGATCCACCTCCCGGTGCGCGATGTTCCAGTCACCGCACACCACCAGCTCACGCCCCTGCGCCTCCACCTGCGCACGCCGCTTGACCAGATACGGCAGGAAAGCGTCCATGAAACGCTCCTTCTCCTCCTGGCGCGGCGTCCCCACCTCACCCGAGGGCAGATACAGCGACGCCACAGTCACCGCCCCCAGGTCCACCTCCACATACCGGCCCGAATCCTCGAACTCGGCCTCACCGAAACCCACCCGGGACGCCTCGGGCTCACGGCGCGAATACACCGCCACCCCCGCACGCCCCTTCGCCGACGCCGGAGCCAACAGCACATGCCACCCCTCCGGCGCCACCACCTCGGCCGAAAGCTGCTCCGCCTCGGCCCGCGTCTCCTGCAGGCACACCACATCCGCCTCCGTGGCCGCCAACCACGCCACGAAACCCGGATCCTTCCTCGCCGCCGCACGCAGGCCGTTCACATTCACCGTCGACACCGTCAGATCATTCACAGCCACAGACTAGAGCGTCCCCCACCCGGGCCGCCCACCGCGAACCCCACCGCGGGCCGGCCCCCTCAACCGCCCACCACCTCACCCACACCACCCTCGCCCCCGCCCTCGGCCACCAGCCGGCGCACCACCCCATAGGTACGGTTGGACCCCGCCGCCTCCCGCTGCGCCCGTGCCGTCACCTCGATATAGGCCTGCGACGAGGACACCGACGCATGCCCCAGCAGATGCATGATCTCGCTCACCGACGCCCCGTCCTCCGCCAACCGCGTCGCGAACGTATGCCGCAACGCGTGCACCAGCGTCCCCCGCGCCACCCGATCGTGCACCCCCGCGTGCTTGTAGCACTGCCGCACCAGATACTGCAGACCACCCCGGCGCAACCCCTGCCCCCGGTTGTCCACCAACAACGGATCCGCGCCCCGCACCACCCCGAACCGGTGCCGACGCGACGCCAGGTAGGCCTCCAACAACACCTCCAACGGCACCTCGATCGGCAGCACCCGCTCACCACCGCCCTTGCCGACCACCCGGATCCGCCGCTCACCCGCACGACCGCCCACCGACTCCACCCGCAACGACAGCATCTCCGCCGACCGCATCCCCGTCAGCAGCGCCAGCGCCAACACCGCCAGATCCCGCTCCGGCCAGGGATCACGCGCCCGACGCGCCCCCCGCGCCAGCGCCTCCAACAACCGCTCCGGAGTGTCCTCGCCCATCAACGGCTTGGGCCCCGACGGGCGCACCCGCGGCCGCGGCACCGCCGACATCGGATTGCCGCCCACCACCCGCTCCGAGACCCAGAAACCGAAGAACCCGTTCCACGTCGACCACGCCCGCACCACACTGGAGGCGGCCCGCTCGGTGGCGAAGTCCGCGAACGCCGAACGCAGCACCCCCGCCTCCAGGTCCGCCAGCGCCACATCCCGCACCCGGCACCCGCGCTCGCGCGCCACCAGCGCCAGCACCGAGTTCAGGTCCCGCCGGTAGGCCGCCACCGTGTGTGGCGAGGGCTTGGCCGCCCGCCGCGCCACCAGATACTGCTCCACCGCGTCCTGGGCCGGCACCGGCCCCGCTCCTGCTGCACCACTCATGCCTTCAGCATCCCCGATCCGGCACCACATCCACGCCCTGTGTCGAACAGAATCGAACACGACGGGCGCCGGGCACCCGGGAGCCATGCCGGGGGAGCCGCACACCATGACGAACCGGTGCGAATCGGCCTTCCCTCGGGGGAGAGGCCACCCCGAAGGCCATCGAACGCCTGTGCGAACAAGGCCGGGTGGGCGGACTCCGCCGGTGGGGGAGCGGCCCCCTCGGAGGCACCGTCGACGCACGAACGGCTGCACCGCACGCCCGCGGGGGAGCGGCGCGCACCCGCGACCGCGAGGCGCCGGGACGAAGAGCTCCAGGCGGGCGCCAGGGTCGCGACCACGGGGGAGGGGCGGCACCGGACAGCGCCGGCCGGGGCAGGGCACAGGCCGGGCGGGGCCGCCGTGGGCGCCACGGCGGCAGCGCCCACCTGCCGGCCAACAGACACCACGGCGGGCACACGGTGACCCATCAGATCACCACGAACCACGCATGGATCATCAAAACCCTGCAAAAGGATGCATAACACAGATTATGCATCAAACATGGACAGGTCACGGGCCGGGGAACGGGGGACGGCCCAGAGCATGTGCGGTGGACGCTCGCCCTGGGCTTCCACCCTGCCTCGTCCACCGCCCTGGTCCTCACCCGACCACCTGTACCTCCTGGCCCGCGCCGCCGCCGGGGGACCGCGCGCCGGAGCCCTGAGCACCCCGGGCGTCGAGACCGGAACACTCGTCCACACCGCCGCGGCCGCCTTCGGCCTGTCATCGCTGCCGGCCGCCTCGTCCACCGCCCACGACCTGGTGCGCCACCTGGGCCCCGGCTACCTCGTCCACCTCGGCGTCCGCACCCTGACCAGCAAGGACACACACCACCACGACCAGGCGCCCGCCGGCCTCAGCAGCGCCCGCGCCTTCACCGACGGCCTCCTGGTCAACGTCCTCAACCCCGAGGTCGCCCTGTTCGTCGACCCCGCCCAAGGACCCGCCACGGCACACATCCTCACCCTGGGCCTGATCATGGTCGCCCTCGAACCTGGCCATCGCCCTGGCCCGCCGCGCCACCCGCACCCCGCGCACCCGGCGCCTGGCCCGCTATGCCGCCGCCGGCGTCCACCTGACCCTGGGCGCCGCGACGGTACTCACCGGCCGCCGCCAACACGCCCACGACCCCTTCCCCACACCCCGCCCCATATCGCCGATAATGCACATTATGTCAAGTTGAACGGGAATCGGGGCCCACCACGACCCCACAAGCCCCCACCCACAGGAAACCCGATTTAACGACCCCACCGGATACCGACATGTATACGTAACAGCCGGGCACGGCCAGCGAAACACCCCACCACCAGCCTCCTAGGTGACCCCCACCACCCAGCCCCTAGGAGATGGCACACGATGGCACCCACGCCCCCGGGCCCACGCACCGCCGCGCTCGCCGCCACCCTCGCCCTGGCCCTGACCGCCACCGCCTGCACCCCCGGCGACCCCGCCGGCGTCACCGACGACACCGTCACCGTCGGCATGCTCCACTCCCTCTCCGGCACCATGGCCATCAGCGAAGTCACCGTCCGCGACGCCGTCGAACTCGCCATCACCGAGATCAACGCCGACGGCGGAGTCCTGGGACGCCAGATCGAACCCGTCATCGAGGACGGCGCCTCCGACGAAGCCACCTTCGCCGACCGCGCCAACAAACTCCTCAACGACGACAACGCCGTCACCGTCTTCGGCGGCTGGACCTCCGCCTCCCGCAAAGCCATGCTCCCCGTCTTCGAACGCAACAACGGCCTGCTGTGGTACCCGGTCCAATACGAAGGCCTCGAAGCCTCCCCCAACATCGTCTACACCGGCGCCACCACCAACCAGCAGATCATCCCCGCCCTGGACTACCTGCGCGAACAAGGCCACACCAGCCTCTACCTCGTCGGCAGCGACTACGTCTTCCCCCGCACCGCCAACCAGATCATCACCGCCTACGCCGCCGCCCACGACATGGAGATCACCGCCGAGGAATACACCCCCCTCGGCCACACCGAGTACTCCACCATCACCAACGACATCGCCCGCACCGAACCCGACGCCGTCTTCAACACCCTCAACGGCGACTCCAACGTCAGCTTCTTCCAACAACTGCGCTCGGCCGGCGTCACCCCCGACGACTCCCCCGTCCTGAGCGTCAGCGTCGCCGAAGAGGAAATCGAAGGCATCGGCCCCGACAACATCGCCGGCCACCTCACGGCCTGGAACTACTACCAGACCACCGAAACCGACACCAACACCGGCTTCGTCCAGGCCTTCACCGACA from Nocardiopsis aegyptia harbors:
- a CDS encoding alpha/beta fold hydrolase, whose translation is MGVPIVLVHGLRLSGSMWRPQVELLSAQGHRVVAPDLPGHGSRRGEAFSLGRAVDTVLGAIDGVGGRALVVGLSLGGFVSIATAGAAPGRVAGLVAASCTAKPAQSLAQLYRIPSVLMERLPDKGAAVNERFHRLTLRDGAADAVLDGGLAVEAATTVIDSVSDMDALSALSAYPGPVWLINGSRDHMRIHEKQFFDACADGRLVNVPRAGHMVSLDQPVNFSRIVGDAADVVSAREAARAQVEAGGEPVPPLEGEG
- a CDS encoding exodeoxyribonuclease III, translating into MTVSTVNVNGLRAAARKDPGFVAWLAATEADVVCLQETRAEAEQLSAEVVAPEGWHVLLAPASAKGRAGVAVYSRREPEASRVGFGEAEFEDSGRYVEVDLGAVTVASLYLPSGEVGTPRQEEKERFMDAFLPYLVKRRAQVEAQGRELVVCGDWNIAHREVDLRNWRGNRRSSGFLPQEREWLSRVYDEAGYVDVVRALHPEQEGPYSWWSYRGRAFDNDTGWRIDLQVATPGLAARAVSARVERAVEHGARWSDHAPVTVRYGA
- a CDS encoding tyrosine-type recombinase/integrase, producing the protein MSGAAGAGPVPAQDAVEQYLVARRAAKPSPHTVAAYRRDLNSVLALVARERGCRVRDVALADLEAGVLRSAFADFATERAASSVVRAWSTWNGFFGFWVSERVVGGNPMSAVPRPRVRPSGPKPLMGEDTPERLLEALARGARRARDPWPERDLAVLALALLTGMRSAEMLSLRVESVGGRAGERRIRVVGKGGGERVLPIEVPLEVLLEAYLASRRHRFGVVRGADPLLVDNRGQGLRRGGLQYLVRQCYKHAGVHDRVARGTLVHALRHTFATRLAEDGASVSEIMHLLGHASVSSSQAYIEVTARAQREAAGSNRTYGVVRRLVAEGGGEGGVGEVVGG
- a CDS encoding LysE family translocator, giving the protein MCGGRSPWASTLPRPPPWSSPDHLYLLARAAAGGPRAGALSTPGVETGTLVHTAAAAFGLSSLPAASSTAHDLVRHLGPGYLVHLGVRTLTSKDTHHHDQAPAGLSSARAFTDGLLVNVLNPEVALFVDPAQGPATAHILTLGLIMVALEPGHRPGPPRHPHPAHPAPGPLCRRRRPPDPGRRDGTHRPPPTRPRPLPHTPPHIADNAHYVKLNGNRGPPRPHKPPPTGNPI
- the urtA gene encoding urea ABC transporter substrate-binding protein, yielding MAPTPPGPRTAALAATLALALTATACTPGDPAGVTDDTVTVGMLHSLSGTMAISEVTVRDAVELAITEINADGGVLGRQIEPVIEDGASDEATFADRANKLLNDDNAVTVFGGWTSASRKAMLPVFERNNGLLWYPVQYEGLEASPNIVYTGATTNQQIIPALDYLREQGHTSLYLVGSDYVFPRTANQIITAYAAAHDMEITAEEYTPLGHTEYSTITNDIARTEPDAVFNTLNGDSNVSFFQQLRSAGVTPDDSPVLSVSVAEEEIEGIGPDNIAGHLTAWNYYQTTETDTNTGFVQAFTDTYGADRVTSDPMQSAYNAVYLWKAAVEEADSFEVDDVRAALDGTTIDAPEGTITIDGDTQHVVKTARIGQINDDGLIDQIWTSPEPIAPDPYLTGYDWAADLTG